Part of the Candidatus Methylomirabilota bacterium genome is shown below.
GCGGATGGACGGCGAGCAGCTGATGATCCTGCGGGAGCTCTGTATCGCGGTGGTCCCGCTGGGCGTGCTGACGGTGGTCGTCCTCGCGGTGATCCTGCTCGGAATATGCACCGCCACCGAGTCGGCGGCGATCGGCGCGCTCGGCGCCATGTACCTGGCGGTGATGGCGCGCTTCCAGCGGCCGGTCCTCTGGTGGAGCCTGGTGGGCCTGATCGGCGGCATCGCGCTGGGATGGTACGAGGGCGAGAACTGGGCCTCTCTCCTCGTGGCGGGCTCGATCGGCGGAACGCTCGTCGGCACGGTGGTGCCGGGACTCTGGTACCTTCGCACGTCCCGGGAGCTACGGCTCAACATGAAGGAGTCCACCTTCCTCACCGCGAAGACGACGGCCATGGTGTGCTGGCTATTCGTGGGCTCCGGTCTGTTCTCCGCCGTCTTTGCGCTGCACGGCGGGCAGGGGGTCATCGAGCGTTGGGTGCTCTCGATGAATCTCTCCCCCTTCGGCTTCATGTTCCTCGCCCAGGTCATCATCTTCGTGCTGGGCTGGCCGCTCGAGTGGACGGAGATCATCGTGATCTTCTGCCCGATCTTCATCCCGCTCCTGAGCCATTTCGAGATCGACCCGATCCTGTTCGGCACCATGGTCGCGGTGAATCTCCAGGCCGCGTTCCTCTCGCCGCCAGTGGCGATGTCGGCCTTCTACCTCAAGGGCGTGTCGCCCAAGCACGTGACGCTGAACCAGATCTTCGCGGGCATGATGCCGTACATGATCATCGTGTGCATCTGCCTGGCCTTCATGTACATCTGGCCAGGCATGACCCTCTGGCTGCCGGAGTTCCTCTACGGCAAGTGAACCGTCCGCCCTCCACGCGCTGAATGCCGCGGACGCGGCCCGCCTCATCCGCGAGGGCAGGATCACCTCGGCGGAGCTCATCAGCGATTGCCTCGCCCGCGTGGCGAAGGTCGACGGCGAGGTGCAGGCCTGGACATTCCTCGATCCCGAGCATGCGCTCGCCCAGGCCCGCGCGGCCGACGACGCACGGCTCAGCGGCGCGCCCACCGGGCTCCTCCACGGGATCCCAGTGGGGATCAAGGACATCCTGGACACGGCGGACATGCCGACCGAGAGCGGCTCGGTGCTCCACGCCGGGCGCACTCCCTCGCGGGACGCGCACGCGGTGGCCCGGCTGCGCGCCGAGGGCGCGGTGATCATGGGCAAGACGGTGACGACGGAGTTCGCCGCCCGGGCGCCGGGCAAGACGCGCAACCCCCACAACCCGGCCCACACGCCCGGAGGCTCGTCCAGCGGCTCGGCGGCGGCGGTGGCAGCAGGCATGGTCCCGCTCGCGCTGGGTAGCCAGACCGGCGGGTCGACGATCCGACCGGCGTCCTACTGCGGCGTGTACGGGTTCAAGCCGACGCACGGCCTCGTCTCCCGGGGCGGGATGTTCCAGCTCTCGCGGAGCCTCGACCACGTGGGTCTCTTCGCGCGCGCCATCGAGGATCTGGCCCTGCTCCTGGAAGTCGTGGCCGGGCACGACCCCGGTGATCCCGACACGCGGCCCCGGCCCCGCGTGCCCTTCCGCGCGGTGGCCGCGGAGGCGCCGCCGATCACGCCCCGACTCGGCTTCGTGAAGACGCCCCGCTGGGGTGACATGGACGACGACGCCCACGAGGCGTTCGGCGAGCTGTCCAACGCCCTCGGGGAGGGGATGGTCGAGGTCGAGCTCCTCGCCGACCAGGCCTGGGAGTGGCATCGGCTCACCATGGACGTCGAGCTCGCCATCAACCTGGCGCGCGAGTGGGAGCACGGGCGTGACCGGCTTTCGGCCTCGCTCCGCGCGCGAATCGAGAGCGGCCTTGCCGCGCGGGCTTACGACTACCTCCGCGCGCGGGCGGCGGTGCCCGCGCTCCTGGCGAGCGTGACCGACCTGTTCGAGCAGCAGTTCGACGCCCTGCTGACCCCGGCGACCTTCGGCACCGCGCCGGCGGGCCTCGAGTCCACCGGCGATCCGGCCTTCTGCTCGGTATGGACTCTGCTGGGCGTCCCCACGCTGAGCGTTCCCCTCATGCGGGGGGCCAACGGGCTGCCGCTGGGCGTGCAGCTGGTGGGGCCGCGCGAGGGCGACGGCCGCCTGCTCCGCACCGGCCGCTGGCTGGTCGAGCGCCTCACGCGCGACTGATTGCCGCCGGGCCGCGCCGGGGCCCCTTGATACAATGGCGCAGATGATCGTCCTCGGCATCAACGAGACTCACTGCGCGACCGCGGCCATGCTGCAGGACGGGCACATCATCGGCTGCGCGTCCGAGGAGCGCTTCTCCCGCCTGAAGAACGACGCGGGCTATCCGCGCCGGGCCGTGGACGCCCTCCTCGCCGAGCTCGGGATCGCCCCATCCGAGATCGATCTCGTGGCCCTGGGCGGCGCCCGCGCCGCCTCCCGGGAATGGCTCAACCGGGTGCTGCACGACGAGGTCTACGCCCGCGAGTACTACGGCGTGGCCTGGCCCTCCCCGCGGCGGGCCCTCGCCAAGAAGGTCCGCAAACTCGGCGCCCGCTTCGGCCTGATGGACGCGGCCCGCGGCAAGTTCGGCATCCCGCAGCGTGAGCGCCTCGGGCTGGTCACCGACCACCTGGGCATCGCCGCCGACCGCATCGTCTGCCTCGATCACCACGCGTGTCATGCCGCCGCGGCCTACTTTGGCTCGGGCTTCGGAGGGCGGGAGGCGCTGGTGCTCACCAACGACAACTCCGGTGACGGACTGTGCGCCACCGCCTCCACCGGCCGGGGGCTCGAGCTGACGCGGCACGAGGCCACGGCGAGCGCGCCGGGCTCGCTGGGCGCGTTCTACTCGTTCGTGACCCTCGCGCTCGGGATGAAGTTCGGTGAGCACGAGTACAAGGTCATGGGGCTCGCTCCCTACGCGCCGGAGAAGTATGCCGCGCGGGCGGAGGCCGCGCTGCACGAGGTGTTCGGGATGGAAGCCGGCCGCCCCGCGCGCTTCCACTGGCGAAAGCCCGGCGAGCGCTACGGACTGCTCGTGCGCGCGACCCTCGGGCTGCGCTTCGACTGGGTCGCCGCGGGGGCCCAGCGCCTGCTCGAGGGTGTCCTGCTCGAGTGGGCGCGGCTCATGCACACGCGCCATGGCGGCGGCCGCGTGGCGCTGGGCGGCGGCGTCTTCATGAACGTGAAGGCCAACATGCTCCTCGCCCAGGAGGACTGGGTAGAGGACCTCTTCGCCTTCCCCTCGTGTGGCGACGAGTCGAACGCGGTGGGCGCGGCCTACCTGGGCTATCTCGCGGAGTGCCGGCGCCGGCAGCTTCCCGCCGCGCCCGCGCCGTTCGGCCCGGCCTATCTCGGCCCCTCGGTCAACGACGCCCACGCCGAGACGGTGATCCAGGAGCGCGACCTCCACGCCCGCTACAAGGTCGCGTTCCACGACCGCATCGAGGAGCGCATCGCGGAGCTCCTGGTCACGGACGGTGTGGTGGCGCGGTGCGCGGGGCGCATGGAGTTCGGCGCGCGCGCTCTCGGCAATCGCTCGATCCTCGCGAACCCCGGCGATCCCCGTGTCGTCGGGCTCATCAACCGGATGATCAAGAATCGTGACTTTTGGATGCCCTTCGCCCCGACCGTCCTCGCCGAGCGCGCGGCCGACTACCTGGTGAACCCGAAGCGGCTCGCCTCGCCGTACATGATGCTCGCCATGCCCACGACGGCGGCCGGGCGCGCCGCGCTGCCCGCGGCCATCCATCCCCAGGACGCGACGGCGCGGCCCCAGATCCTCGAGCGGGACTGGAACCCCGAATACCACGCGGTGATCCGCGAGTTCGAGCGGCGCACCGGGACGGGAGCCGTGCTCAACACCTCCTTCAACCTCCACGGCGAGCCGGTGGTCGCTTCCGCCGCCGATGCGGTGGACACCTTCGAGCGATCCGGCCTCCCGCACGTCGCCATCGGACACTGGCTGATCTCGAAGAAGTGAGCGCGCCGGGTCCGCACGCGCGCGCGCCCCGCACCGTCGACTCGCCCTGCTTCCTCTGCGGGACGGCGACCGCCGATCCGGTCTGGCAAACCGACGACCGCGCCTTCGCCGTCCCCGGCTCCTACACGGTGGCCCGCTGCCGCGCCTGCGGGTTCCTCTATCAGCGCCCGCGGGTGGCCGACGACGACCTCGCCGCCTGCTATCCCGATCGCTACCCGCGCCATCCCGAGCCCTCGCCGCGCGTGCCCCTGAAGGGCTCGTCGGGACGCCGCCGGGCCGCGCGGTGGGCCCTTGCGGAGGGTCTCGGCTATCGCGGCCTCGCCCCGCCGCGCGCCGGCCTCCTCACGCGCATGCGCGGGCGCTGGCTGCTCCGACGGATCCGATGGGACTGCCCACCGTGGACGGGGCAGGGACGCTACCTCGACGTGGGATGCGGCTCGGGCGGCGCGCTCGGCGTGGCGCGGGCGCTGGGCTGGCGCACCGCGGGGATCGAGGTGGATGCGGAGGCCGCCGCCCGCGCCCGCGGCTTCGCTGACGAGCTCCACGTGGGCGACGCCTTCGGCGCCCCGTTCGAGGGGGGCCGCTTCGACGTCGTGAGCGCATTTCACGTGCTCGAGCACGTGCCGGACCCCGTGGCCCTGCTCCGCCGCATGCTCGCGTGGCTGGCCCTGGGCGGGCTGCTCATCGTTGAGGTCCCCAACGCGGGCGGCCTGGGCGCCGCGCTGTTCGGGCGCGCGTGGTCGGGCCTCGAGCTGCCGCGCCACCTGTCCCACTTCACGCCGGCCAGTCTCGAGCGCGCGGTGCGGGCGGCCGGCGGGCGCATCGTGTGGCAGCGCCAGCAGGCCAAGCCCCGCCACTATCTCTGGAGCCTGCGCCTCCGGCTGCGAGATCGCCGCCGCGAGCGGCTCGCCCGGGTGACCGAGTGGCGCCCGGCTTACGGTGTGATGAAGCTCGCCCTCGAGCGGGCCCTGCCCCTGGTGGCGAGGGCCGGCCGCGGCGAGGCGATCCGGATCGGGGTCAGGCCTCAGTAGCCTCGCCCGCGGTCGGCCACGTGGCGCAGCGCGCGGCCCGCCAGGTAGCGGCGCAGGTTGTCGGCGAAGATCGGTGCGATCTCGGCGGGTGTGCTCGGTCCCGAGATGTGCGGTGTCACCACCACGTTGTCCAGTCCCCAGAACGGATGGCCGGGCGGCAAGGGCTCCTCGCTGAAGACGTCGAGCACGGCGCCCCCGATGGCGCGCGCCTCCAGCGCGCGCAGGAGGGCCGCCTCATCCACGACCGCGCCCCGCGCGAGATTGATCAGCCAGGCGCCCGGCTTCATGGCCGCGAGCTGGGCGGCGCCCAGGAGCCCCCGGGTCGCCGGAGTGAGCGGCACCGTCACCGCCACGAAGTCGGCGTCGCCGAGCACGCGGGTGAGGGCGGCGGGACGCACCACGCGATGCGCCTCGGGCGCCCCGCGTCCGCTCCGGCTCACGCCGATCACGCGCATGTCGAACGCGCGCCCGAGACGGGCCACCGCGCGCCCGATGTCCCCGAGTCCCACCACGCAGAGCGTGCGGCCGCGGAGTCGCGTGGGATCCGTCGGCTTCCAGTGGCGCGCGCGCTGGAGCGCTCGGAAGTGCTCCATCTTCTGGGTAGACCAGAGCGCCCAGCCGATCGCGTACTCGGCCATCCAGGGGCCGAAGATCCCGGCCGCCCGGGTGATCACGATGTCGTCACGGAGGCCGGGAACGAGGAAGCGCTCGACGCCCGCACCCATGACCTGGATCCAGCGGAGCGCGCGCGCCTGCGGCAGGAGATCGGGCGGGAAGCCCCAAGCATAGAGGATCTCCGCGTCCGCCACGTGCCGGGTGGCGGCCTCGGGCGTCCCACACACCGCCACGATGAGCGACCGTCGTGGCGGATGGATCAGCGCCGCGTAGGCGTCGGCCTCGTCCGGGTGATAGACGAGGATGAGGCGGGGGGCGGCGCTCACGCGCCGAGCTTGGCGAGGAGCCGATCCTCGAACGTGAAGTCGACGGGGCGATCCGCCATGCCCTGCGCGCGGTACCAGTCGAGGGTCTGCCGGATGGCGCCGGCCAGCGTGTAGCGGGGGCGGATGCCGAGCTCGTTCCGGAGCTTGGTCGTGGAGTGCACGGCATGGCAGTCGTAGACGAGGTTCTGGCCGAAGACGAGCCCCGGCCTATCGAAGGCCTTGAGCAGCGCCGGATCGAAGTGACGGAAGGTCACCGGGCGCCCCATGGCTTCGGCGATCAGCTCGACGAAACCCACCTGACTCACCACATCCTCGCCCATCACGTTGTACGCCTGCCCGTACGCGCGCGGGTCGCCCAGCATGGCCGCCATGGCCTCGCCGAGGTCGGCCACGTGGCCGAACTGCCGCAGCCAGCCGCCGTGGCCTGGCACGAGGACGGGCCGGCCGCGCGCGAGGCGGTCCATGAAGAAGGTCTCGTTGTTGCGGGTGTTGAGGGGGCCCATCACGTGCGTCGGCCGAACGATCGTGACCGGCCATCCCTCGCGGCGGTGGCGTTCGAGGAGCGCGTTCTCTCCGGCGATCTTGTGTCGTGCGTAGTCCCCCCAGTACTCGCCCCGCGGCGTGTCCTCGGAGTAGGGGATGGG
Proteins encoded:
- a CDS encoding amidase; this translates as MTSAELISDCLARVAKVDGEVQAWTFLDPEHALAQARAADDARLSGAPTGLLHGIPVGIKDILDTADMPTESGSVLHAGRTPSRDAHAVARLRAEGAVIMGKTVTTEFAARAPGKTRNPHNPAHTPGGSSSGSAAAVAAGMVPLALGSQTGGSTIRPASYCGVYGFKPTHGLVSRGGMFQLSRSLDHVGLFARAIEDLALLLEVVAGHDPGDPDTRPRPRVPFRAVAAEAPPITPRLGFVKTPRWGDMDDDAHEAFGELSNALGEGMVEVELLADQAWEWHRLTMDVELAINLAREWEHGRDRLSASLRARIESGLAARAYDYLRARAAVPALLASVTDLFEQQFDALLTPATFGTAPAGLESTGDPAFCSVWTLLGVPTLSVPLMRGANGLPLGVQLVGPREGDGRLLRTGRWLVERLTRD
- a CDS encoding D-2-hydroxyacid dehydrogenase, which produces MSAAPRLILVYHPDEADAYAALIHPPRRSLIVAVCGTPEAATRHVADAEILYAWGFPPDLLPQARALRWIQVMGAGVERFLVPGLRDDIVITRAAGIFGPWMAEYAIGWALWSTQKMEHFRALQRARHWKPTDPTRLRGRTLCVVGLGDIGRAVARLGRAFDMRVIGVSRSGRGAPEAHRVVRPAALTRVLGDADFVAVTVPLTPATRGLLGAAQLAAMKPGAWLINLARGAVVDEAALLRALEARAIGGAVLDVFSEEPLPPGHPFWGLDNVVVTPHISGPSTPAEIAPIFADNLRRYLAGRALRHVADRGRGY
- a CDS encoding NAD-dependent epimerase/dehydratase family protein; the encoded protein is MLKSRVMRVLVLGGTEFISLHLVQSLQQRGHAVTVFNRGRHPERLPAGARVIAGDRKDHAALPGLLGGEAFDGVVDVTYAPTLGEDVEALLRALRGRPHLLFVSTCRVYDHALPIPYSEDTPRGEYWGDYARHKIAGENALLERHRREGWPVTIVRPTHVMGPLNTRNNETFFMDRLARGRPVLVPGHGGWLRQFGHVADLGEAMAAMLGDPRAYGQAYNVMGEDVVSQVGFVELIAEAMGRPVTFRHFDPALLKAFDRPGLVFGQNLVYDCHAVHSTTKLRNELGIRPRYTLAGAIRQTLDWYRAQGMADRPVDFTFEDRLLAKLGA
- a CDS encoding class I SAM-dependent methyltransferase; the encoded protein is MSAPGPHARAPRTVDSPCFLCGTATADPVWQTDDRAFAVPGSYTVARCRACGFLYQRPRVADDDLAACYPDRYPRHPEPSPRVPLKGSSGRRRAARWALAEGLGYRGLAPPRAGLLTRMRGRWLLRRIRWDCPPWTGQGRYLDVGCGSGGALGVARALGWRTAGIEVDAEAAARARGFADELHVGDAFGAPFEGGRFDVVSAFHVLEHVPDPVALLRRMLAWLALGGLLIVEVPNAGGLGAALFGRAWSGLELPRHLSHFTPASLERAVRAAGGRIVWQRQQAKPRHYLWSLRLRLRDRRRERLARVTEWRPAYGVMKLALERALPLVARAGRGEAIRIGVRPQ
- a CDS encoding carbamoyltransferase C-terminal domain-containing protein is translated as MIVLGINETHCATAAMLQDGHIIGCASEERFSRLKNDAGYPRRAVDALLAELGIAPSEIDLVALGGARAASREWLNRVLHDEVYAREYYGVAWPSPRRALAKKVRKLGARFGLMDAARGKFGIPQRERLGLVTDHLGIAADRIVCLDHHACHAAAAYFGSGFGGREALVLTNDNSGDGLCATASTGRGLELTRHEATASAPGSLGAFYSFVTLALGMKFGEHEYKVMGLAPYAPEKYAARAEAALHEVFGMEAGRPARFHWRKPGERYGLLVRATLGLRFDWVAAGAQRLLEGVLLEWARLMHTRHGGGRVALGGGVFMNVKANMLLAQEDWVEDLFAFPSCGDESNAVGAAYLGYLAECRRRQLPAAPAPFGPAYLGPSVNDAHAETVIQERDLHARYKVAFHDRIEERIAELLVTDGVVARCAGRMEFGARALGNRSILANPGDPRVVGLINRMIKNRDFWMPFAPTVLAERAADYLVNPKRLASPYMMLAMPTTAAGRAALPAAIHPQDATARPQILERDWNPEYHAVIREFERRTGTGAVLNTSFNLHGEPVVASAADAVDTFERSGLPHVAIGHWLISKK